In Granulicatella elegans, one genomic interval encodes:
- the msrA gene encoding peptide-methionine (S)-S-oxide reductase MsrA, producing the protein MVKEVATFAGGCFWCMIKPFDTQPGIESVIAGYTGGHKENPTYKEVCSGTTGHTEAVQITFDPEIFSYEQLVEVYWQQTDPTDAMGQFVDRGDSYRPVIFYHSPEQKAIAEASKKALQESGRFKKDIVTKIEPASTFYPAEEYHQDFYKKNPDHYYRYRGMSGRDTFIEESWR; encoded by the coding sequence ATGGTAAAAGAAGTTGCAACATTTGCAGGAGGATGCTTCTGGTGTATGATTAAACCGTTTGATACACAACCAGGAATTGAATCTGTCATTGCAGGTTATACAGGAGGGCATAAGGAGAATCCTACTTATAAAGAAGTTTGTTCAGGAACAACAGGACATACAGAAGCTGTACAAATTACTTTTGATCCAGAAATCTTCTCTTATGAGCAATTAGTTGAAGTCTATTGGCAACAAACAGACCCAACCGATGCGATGGGACAATTTGTAGATAGAGGCGATTCTTATCGACCAGTGATTTTCTATCACTCTCCAGAACAAAAAGCAATCGCAGAAGCTTCGAAAAAAGCTTTACAAGAAAGCGGACGTTTTAAAAAAGATATTGTTACAAAAATCGAACCAGCAAGTACATTTTATCCAGCAGAAGAGTATCATCAAGATTTTTATAAGAAAAATCCAGACCATTACTACCGTTACCGTGGTATGTCTGGACGTGATACGTTTATTGAAGAGAGTTGGAGATAG
- the brnQ gene encoding branched-chain amino acid transport system II carrier protein codes for MSRKKITDIIICGFALFAIFFGAGNLIFPPYLGVISGNNWGIATIAFLLSDPLLPILGVIVTTLLGGQATDLGKRVSKHFSIIIGAISIILIGPLFAVPRTGSTTHEIFVQSLVPTAPQWITSLIFFGLTLYIAIHSHTVIDAIGKYLTPILLFILLLVFIAAVVQPNAGFQTTTSTGLFSQSFKEGYQTMDALGAALMAGIVISDLTRRGYTEKKEQHQMMFGVGIVSFILLASVYSSLTYVGATVSTVYDSTVQRPALLIGLIEKLLGSFGKVAMGIAISFACLTTSVGLITTCGHYFSTLTNGKLEYKKIVVVSVVLSFLLSLLGVDALLQLAVPVLSAIFPMVIALIFLSIFDRYIVYNWTYTGAVVGAFFIGGIQAIHLFSQMQGGNFLAELAAWTNTLPLHQFGFEWLVPAIIGSVVFTVISKFTGMGSKRV; via the coding sequence ATGTCTCGAAAGAAAATCACTGACATTATTATTTGTGGATTTGCATTATTTGCTATCTTCTTTGGCGCTGGAAATTTAATCTTCCCCCCTTATCTAGGAGTTATCTCTGGAAATAATTGGGGAATTGCCACTATCGCCTTTTTATTATCAGACCCACTATTACCAATTCTTGGGGTTATTGTAACAACTCTGTTAGGAGGACAAGCAACAGATTTAGGAAAAAGAGTTAGTAAACATTTTTCTATCATTATTGGAGCGATTTCCATCATCTTAATTGGACCATTATTTGCTGTTCCAAGAACCGGATCTACGACTCATGAGATTTTTGTACAATCACTTGTACCCACTGCTCCACAATGGATAACGTCTCTTATCTTTTTCGGGTTAACGTTATATATTGCGATTCATTCACACACCGTTATTGATGCGATTGGAAAATATTTAACACCTATTTTATTATTCATTTTACTACTTGTATTTATTGCGGCTGTAGTTCAGCCAAATGCAGGTTTCCAAACAACAACTTCTACAGGATTATTTTCTCAAAGCTTCAAAGAAGGCTATCAAACAATGGATGCACTTGGAGCAGCCTTAATGGCAGGAATTGTGATATCAGACTTAACTAGACGTGGCTATACAGAGAAAAAAGAACAACATCAAATGATGTTTGGAGTAGGGATTGTCTCTTTCATTTTACTAGCATCAGTGTACAGCAGCTTAACTTATGTCGGAGCAACTGTAAGTACGGTTTATGATTCAACCGTTCAACGACCTGCATTATTAATCGGATTAATTGAAAAATTGTTAGGCTCATTCGGTAAAGTCGCTATGGGGATTGCCATATCCTTTGCTTGCTTAACAACATCTGTTGGATTAATTACAACTTGTGGGCATTATTTTTCAACTTTAACAAATGGAAAATTAGAATATAAAAAAATTGTTGTAGTATCAGTTGTTCTTTCATTCCTTCTATCACTTTTAGGAGTGGATGCCTTATTACAATTAGCCGTTCCAGTACTAAGTGCTATTTTCCCAATGGTCATCGCCTTAATCTTCTTATCCATTTTTGATCGCTATATTGTTTATAACTGGACTTATACAGGTGCAGTTGTTGGAGCATTCTTCATTGGAGGAATTCAAGCGATTCATTTATTCTCACAAATGCAAGGTGGCAACTTCCTAGCTGAATTAGCCGCTTGGACAAATACCTTACCATTACATCAATTCGGATTCGAATGGTTAGTACCTGCTATTATTGGTTCAGTTGTGTTTACTGTTATTAGTAAATTTACTGGAATGGGTAGTAAGAGAGTTTAG
- the dusB gene encoding tRNA dihydrouridine synthase DusB, which produces MSFKIGNIQIDNPVVVAPMAGISNSAFRVTVKEFGAGLVVCEMISDKGIQFRNEKTLSMLHIEPNEYPLSVQIMGGNKDTLVEAAKYVAENTEAAIIDINMGCPVNKVIKAEAGAKWLLNPNKVYEMVAAVVDAVDKPVTVKMRTGWDDEHLYAVENALAAERAGASAVAMHGRTRVQMYDGKANWEILGEVKKNLTRIPLIGNGDVRSPQDAKKMIDIAGVDGVMIGRAALANPWMIKQTVHYLETGELLPENTVPEKIEIAKTHLDRLASLKGEAVATKEFRKLAAYYLKGIPRATKTKVEINESTTVSQVNQLLDQFVQEHLERVERQLERGKEVK; this is translated from the coding sequence ATGAGTTTTAAGATTGGCAATATTCAAATTGACAATCCAGTAGTTGTTGCACCGATGGCGGGAATTAGTAATTCAGCCTTTCGTGTAACAGTAAAAGAATTTGGAGCAGGATTAGTTGTTTGCGAAATGATTAGTGATAAAGGGATTCAATTTAGAAATGAAAAAACATTAAGCATGTTGCATATTGAACCGAATGAATACCCATTGAGCGTCCAAATTATGGGCGGAAATAAAGATACATTAGTAGAAGCTGCCAAATATGTAGCTGAAAATACAGAGGCTGCGATTATCGATATTAATATGGGATGTCCTGTTAATAAAGTGATTAAAGCTGAAGCAGGCGCAAAATGGTTATTAAATCCAAATAAAGTTTATGAAATGGTTGCCGCAGTAGTGGATGCAGTGGATAAACCTGTAACAGTGAAAATGCGTACCGGTTGGGATGATGAACATTTATATGCCGTTGAAAATGCACTTGCAGCTGAACGAGCAGGTGCAAGTGCTGTTGCGATGCATGGTAGAACTCGTGTACAAATGTATGATGGAAAAGCAAACTGGGAAATTCTTGGAGAAGTGAAGAAAAACTTAACACGTATTCCATTAATTGGAAATGGAGATGTACGTTCTCCTCAAGATGCTAAGAAAATGATTGACATTGCGGGTGTAGATGGTGTTATGATTGGACGAGCTGCTCTAGCGAATCCATGGATGATTAAACAAACCGTTCATTATTTAGAAACGGGAGAATTATTACCAGAAAATACTGTTCCAGAAAAAATTGAGATTGCTAAAACACATTTAGACCGTTTAGCGTCGTTAAAAGGAGAAGCAGTAGCGACAAAAGAATTCCGTAAATTAGCTGCTTATTACTTAAAAGGAATTCCACGTGCAACGAAGACAAAAGTTGAGATTAATGAGTCTACAACGGTATCTCAAGTGAATCAACTTTTAGATCAATTTGTCCAAGAACATTTAGAGCGTGTTGAAAGACAGTTAGAGCGTGGAAAAGAAGTAAAGTAA